The genomic DNA CGTCAGCGAGGGTCGCCCCTACCTCTGCATGGAGTTCCTGCCCGGCGAGGACTTCTCCACCGTGGTGCGCCTGGCGAGCCTCCGGGGTGAGTACGTGCCCGTGCCACTGGTGCTGCGGGTGCTCGCCGACGCGGCGCGGGGTCTGCACCACGCGCATGAGCTGGACATCGTCCACCGGGATGTGTCGCCCTCCAACCTCTATGTGACGTACTCGGGGCTGGTGAAGGTGCTGGACTTCGGCGTCGCCCAGGCGGGCGCGGGGAGCACCGCCTCGCGTCCGGGCTCGGTCCTGGGCAAGTCCGTCTACATGGCGCCCGAGCAGGCGCGTGGGGGCGTCGTGGATCGCCGCGCGGATGTCTTCGCCCTGGGCGTGAGTCTCTACGAGGCCCTCACCCATGTGCGGCCCTTCGCCCGGGAGCGGGAGCAGGCGGTGCTCGAGGCCCTGCGCAAGGGAGACTGCGCGCCGCCCCGGGCCCTGCGCCCCGAGCTCTCCGAGGAATTGGAGGCCGTGGTCCTCCAGGCGATGGCCGTCGAGCCTTCCCGGCGCCATGCCACCGCCGCCGCGTTCGCCGACGCGTTGGAGGCGCTGTTGTCGCGTGAGCCGAGCGCGCCCACCCGTGCCCAGCTCGCCGCGCATCTGCGCGCCAGCGTTGGAGAGCGGCGCTACCAGGAGAAGACGGCTCCTCCGCCGTTCGTGGAGCGAGACCCCGCGGAGCTCGTGCCCCGGCGAGTGGAGGCGGGCCCGGGTTCGCGGCGTGCCGGGTGGGCGTTGCTGGCCGTTGCCGGGGGAGGCGTGCTGCTCGGGGGGCTGGCCTGGGGGTGGGGCCGCGAGCCCGTCGAGGTGGCTCCCGTGCCCGTCGTGTCCCGGGCCGCGCCCGAAGGGGTCGTGCCCGAGGTGGCTCCCGCCGCGCCGCTGGAGCCGCCGTCGCGCGCCTCGCCGGACGCCGAGCGGGAGGCGCCCCGTGGCGAGGAGAAGGCGAGCGCGCGCGTCTCGTTGGAGGCCGCGGACATCCAGCGGGTGCTGGCGCGCCATCGCGCACGGGTCTCGCCCTGCTTCGAGCGTCACAAGGACGATCTGCCCACGGACGAGGGAGACGTGCGGGTGCGTTTCACCATCCATGCCTCGGGCAAGGCGGAGCCGGTGACCGAGGGACCCCTGGCCGATCGGCCCCTGGCCCGGTGCCTGGAATCGCGGTTGAGGCGGCTGCGCTTTCCCGCGCATCGAGGCGGCTCGGTGTCCGTGGTGCTTCCCCTGGGTTATCGGGTCACCCGCTAGCCCCACCGACGCTCAGAGGTCTCGCCGGGCGCTGAGGGCCTTGGCCAGGGTGGCCTGGTCGGCGTACTCGAGGTCTCCGCCCATGGGCAGCCCCTGGGCGATGCGGCTCACGCGCAGTCCCACCGGCTTGAGCAGGCGTGTCAGGTAGAGCGCCGTGGCTTCTCCCTCCACGTCCGGGTTGGTGGCGAGGATGATCTCCTCGATGCGGCCGTCCCCGAGCCGCTCCAGCAACTCCTTGATGCGCAGCTGGTCAGGGCCCACGCCATCCAGGGGCGAGAGCACGCCGTGCAGCACGTGGTAGCGGCCCTTGAACTCCCGGGTGCGCTCGAGCGCCATCAGGTCCGCGAACGTCTCCACCACGCACAGCACGCGCTCGTCACGCCGCGAGTCCCGGCAGAAGCCACACAGCTCCGCGTCGGTGAGGGAGAAGCACCGGGCGCACAGGTGCACCTTCTCCTTCACCTCGCGGATGGCCTGGGACAGCTCCTGGGCGTACTCGCCCGGCGCGCGCAGGATGTGAAACGCCAGTCGCTGCGCGGTCTTCTCCCCGATGCCAGGGAGTTTCGCGAGCTGGGCGACCAGGCGATTGAGCGGATCAGGCGTCATTCGATCTC from Melittangium boletus DSM 14713 includes the following:
- a CDS encoding protein kinase domain-containing protein, translating into MTVSSSLGDLPGPGPWQRRPFGAYVLLRKLAEGGMAEIFLARRADGEGAGRDVVIKRMRESLVGQPDFVEMFRQEARVAASLSHPHLVRVYDQGVSEGRPYLCMEFLPGEDFSTVVRLASLRGEYVPVPLVLRVLADAARGLHHAHELDIVHRDVSPSNLYVTYSGLVKVLDFGVAQAGAGSTASRPGSVLGKSVYMAPEQARGGVVDRRADVFALGVSLYEALTHVRPFAREREQAVLEALRKGDCAPPRALRPELSEELEAVVLQAMAVEPSRRHATAAAFADALEALLSREPSAPTRAQLAAHLRASVGERRYQEKTAPPPFVERDPAELVPRRVEAGPGSRRAGWALLAVAGGGVLLGGLAWGWGREPVEVAPVPVVSRAAPEGVVPEVAPAAPLEPPSRASPDAEREAPRGEEKASARVSLEAADIQRVLARHRARVSPCFERHKDDLPTDEGDVRVRFTIHASGKAEPVTEGPLADRPLARCLESRLRRLRFPAHRGGSVSVVLPLGYRVTR
- the recR gene encoding recombination mediator RecR, translating into MTPDPLNRLVAQLAKLPGIGEKTAQRLAFHILRAPGEYAQELSQAIREVKEKVHLCARCFSLTDAELCGFCRDSRRDERVLCVVETFADLMALERTREFKGRYHVLHGVLSPLDGVGPDQLRIKELLERLGDGRIEEIILATNPDVEGEATALYLTRLLKPVGLRVSRIAQGLPMGGDLEYADQATLAKALSARRDL